Proteins from a genomic interval of Cucumis melo cultivar AY chromosome 7, USDA_Cmelo_AY_1.0, whole genome shotgun sequence:
- the LOC103493546 gene encoding uncharacterized protein LOC103493546 isoform X1, translated as MAMAEAGFSVGSRFRARDSSPESVVFTLESNYSVFSSTSASVERCSFASDAHDYDCRNSEISLHLEGNIEECKEENNGSDSDPEATDSSVGMELNRLPGKREKMKVEKENSYIDAMNGCQPLNMARNSFSLALKECRDRRTRSEALSNKVDRQRAASLDLNSVTVSSPHLAITRKSSFSPIMSDTSMLQSPAVTSCRPANAEIQKGWNSERVPLHKNYSSKQATTTFLPFSNGRTLPSKWEDAERWIFSPVFRDGVVRSAVPPPQRRPKSKSGPLGFPGIVYNSSYSPGMQMLESSKEVNFVSSPFTPGIIAADGLGVHSSGHEADKPVQNQPCIARSVSVHGCSQTRSESLLTKSVAQNSNGVKNSTTNIACGVSRKDMATQMSPDDDFKSSLEIRPPISIATSSVQPIRKLKSLSCSKSEVRDVEVDGRVTLTRWSKKHKSRIPCKGQVHDKDAEPVICAWDVSDTTRSISKVMREEAKITAWENLQKAKAEAAIRKLEMKLEKKRSSSMDKIIKKLKSAQKRAQEMRNYVLANQMSQVDVSSGRSPQRTSLSGCFTCHAF; from the exons ATGGCAATGGCGGAGGCTGGGTTTTCTGTAGGTTCGCGCTTTAGAGCGCGTGATTCTAGTCCTGAGTCTGTTGTTTTCACTCTCGAGTCGAATTATAGCGTTTTCTCTTCTACTTCTGCTAGTGTTGAACGCTGCTCTTTCGCCTCTGATGCTCACGATTATGACTGTCGAAACTCTGAAATTTCCCTG CATCTGGAAGGGAATATTGAGGAATGTAAAGAAGAAAACAATGGTTCAGATTCTGATCCGGAGGCAACCGATTCCTCTGTGGGAATGGAGCTCAATCGTCTACCcggaaaaagagagaaaatgaaaG TTGAAAAGGAAAACAGCTATATTGATGCGATGAATGGATGCCAACCATTAAATATGGCTAGAAACTCCTTTTCTCTTGCTCTTAAAG AATGTCGCGATCGAAGAACTAGATCCGAAGCTTTATCGAATAAGGTAGACAGACAAAGAGCTGCATCATTGGATTTGAATAGTGTCACTGTCTCATCTCCTCATCTGGCAATCACGAGAAAGAGCTCTTTCTCTCCTATAATGTCTGATACTAGTATGCTACAAAGTCCTGCTGTGACGAGTTGTAGGCCTGCCAATGCCGAAATCCAAAAAGGTTGGAACTCAGAAAGAGTTCCGTTACATAAAAATTATAGCTCAAAACAAGCGACTACCACATTCTTGCCTTTCAGTAATGGGAGAACATTGCCATCAAAGTGGGAGGATGCAGAACGGTGGATCTTCAGTCCTGTTTTCAGAGATGGTGTAGTCAGATCTGCTGTCCCTCCACCTCAGAGACGGCCTAAGTCAAAAAGTGGCCCTCTTGGATTTCCTGGTATTGTGTACAATTCATCGTATTCACCAGGAATGCAGATGCTGGAAAGCTCAAAGGAGGTGAATTTCGTGTCTTCACCTTTTACACCAGGAATTATTGCCGCAGATGGGTTGGGAGTTCATTCAAGTGGCCATGAAGCAGACAAACCTGTACAAAATCAGCCTTGCATAGCACGTTCAGTTAGTGTGCATGGCTGTTCTCAAACGAGGAGCGAGTCTTTATTGACTAAATCAGTTG CTCAAAACTCTAATGGAGTCAAAAACTCAACCACAAATATAGCTTGTGGTGTTTCAAGAAAGGACATGGCTACCCAAATGAGCCCAGATGATGACTTTAAATCATCTTTGGAGATTAGACCACCTATCTCTATCGCCACTTCTTCTGTCCAACCCATTAGGAAACTTAAGAGCCTGTCTTGCTCGAAATCGGAAGTCAGGGACGTTGAGGTTGATGGACGTGTTACCTTGACTAGGTGGTCTAAGAAACACAAATCTCGGATTCCATGCAAGGGCCAAGTTCATGATAAAGATGCCGAGCCTGTGATCTGTGCTTGGGATGTTTCAGACACAACTAGGAGCATCTCAAA AGTCATGAGAGAGGAGGCAAAGATTACAGCGTGGGAGAATCTTCAGAAGGCAAAAGCTGAGGCTGCTATTAGGAAGTTAGAG ATGAAGCTGGAGAAGAAGAGGTCATCATCCATGGATAAGATCATAAAAAAGTTGAAATCTGCTCAGAAGAGAGCTCAAGAAATGAGGAACTACGTGCTAGCTAATCAGATGAGCCAAGTTGATGTATCTTCTGGCAGAAGCCCTCAGAGAACTTCATTAAGTGGTTGCTTCACTTGCCACGCTTTCTGA
- the LOC103493550 gene encoding triacylglycerol lipase OBL1-like isoform X2: MGSNDYLKLKPESATFLNLFLFTLSFNFVDIRTLADCPAGKERSYQSFGDRWIIVSSILLQKLLLAIANHLQTFKIIRAKIFGVPQETYGGKVKCGDWRIEVGKNNLKLGDDNGFRYYGGLTMMASTLAYESPSVIQTVVNNCWKMNLLKCYDFWNDFQGKPTTQAFAFQNTANDPNVIVVAFRGSSELGDWLVDFNVSWYNIEGIGHIHYGFMQALGLQNDGIDWPKELPSRPDNHQFAYYTLRQVLRDVVKANDKARFIITGHSLGGALATLFVTILAFHGESALLKRLQAVYTFGQPRAGDRNFAQFMNNLTKNYGFCYYRYVYSFDMVARVPFDFKNSWYKHFGECVYYNSCYKVFGG; the protein is encoded by the exons ATGGGTTCAAATGATTATTTGAAACTGAAACCTGAGAGTGCAACGTTCTTAAACCTGTTTTTATTTACactttctttcaattttgtagACATCAGAACATTGGCGGATTGTCCTGCAGGTAAAGAACGTTCTTATCAAAGCTTTGGAGATCGATGGATTATTGTTTCCTCCATTCTTCTCCAGAAACTCCTTCTCGCCATAGCCAATCACCTCCAAACCTTTAAAATCATTCGAG CAAAGATTTTTGGAGTACCTCAAGAAACTTACGGAGGGAAAGTGAAATGTGGAGACTGGAGAATAGAAGTTGGGAAGAATAACTTAAAATTGGGAGACGATAATGGATTCAGATATTATGGTGGCCTAACCATGATGGCTTCCACGTTGGCTTACGAATCTCCTTCTGTCATTCAGACCGTAGTAAATAACTGCTGGAAG ATGAACCTGCTAAAATGCTATGACTTTTGGAATG ACTTTCAAGGAAAACCAACAACACAAGCATTTGCATTTCAAAACACAGCAAATGATCCAAATGTAATAGTAGTGGCATTCAGGGGCAGTTCAGAATTAGGAGATTGGTTAGTAGATTTCAATGTGTCATGGTACAATATCGAAGGCATTGGCCACATCCACTACGGTTTCATGCAAGCTCTCGGCCTTCAAAACGACGGTATTGATTGGCCAAAGGAGCTTCCTTCTCGCCCTGACAATCATCAATTTGCTTACTACACCCTTCGCCAAGTCCTTAGAGACGTTGTCAAAGCAAATGATAAGGCAAGGTTCATCATCACTGGCCACAGCCTCGGCGGTGCCCTCGCCACTCTCTTCGTTACCATTCTCGCCTTCCATGGCGAATCTGCATTGCTAAAAAGGCTGCAGGCCGTTTACACCTTTGGCCAACCTAGAGCCGGTGACCGAAATTTTGCTCAATTCATGAATAATCTTACTAAAAATTATGGTTTCTGTTATTACAGATATGTTTACTCCTTTGACATGGTTGCTAGAGTTCCTTTCGACTTTAAAAATTCATGGTACAAACACTTCGGTGAATGCGTCTACTACAACTCATGCTACAAAG TTTTTGGAGGCTGA
- the LOC103493551 gene encoding transcription factor HEC2-like: MIACSSFSLSFCFSLHHLQFCEICTPNITEDQIGIELDQVGDFFLFFNPMENDDLKSEDQMEIMMMMQQMEKIPEFYNDFSPPSSDFSSTTTDNPHCHLDSSSSPPLFINNNNSNNNPPYNFPQQSTVPFPGTSPSRWRNSGSCETESLQKQRSVAAMREMIFRIAVMQPIHIDPEAVKPPKRRNVKISTDPQSVAARHRRERISERIRILQRLVPGGTKMDTASMLDEAIHYVKFLKTQVQSLERAAVSTGNRPITGGGAPSVGFPLEMSSGSYIPNHQSQP; this comes from the coding sequence ATGATAGCGTGTtcttccttctctctctctttctgttTCTCTCTTCACCATCTCCAATTTTGTGAAATTTGTACACCAAATATAACTGAGGATCAGATCGGGATTGAATTGGATCAGGTcggagatttttttttattctttaatcCTATGGAAAATGATGATTTAAAATCGGAAGATCAGATGGAGATTATGATGATGATGCAACAAATGGAAAAAATCCCTGAATTTTATAATGATTTCTCACCGCCATCCTCTGATTTCAGCTCAACCACCACCGATAACCCACATTGCCATTTGGATTCCTCTTCATCGCCTCCATTATtcatcaacaacaacaacagcaacaacaaccCACCTTATAATTTCCCCCAACAATCTACTGTTCCATTCCCGGGAACCTCCCCTTCACGGTGGCGAAACTCTGGTAGTTGCGAAACTGAGAGTTTACAGAAACAAAGGTCGGTAGCGGCTATGAGGGAGATGATATTCAGAATAGCAGTGATGCAACCAATTCACATAGACCCAGAAGCCGTGAAGCCACCAAAAAGAAGAAACGTGAAGATTTCAACTGACCCACAAAGTGTAGCGGCTCGACATAGGAGAGAAAGAATTAGCGAAAGAATTAGAATACTTCAAAGATTAGTCCCTGGAGGTACTAAAATGGACACTGCTTCTATGTTGGATGAAGCTATTCATTATGTTAAATTCTTAAAAACCCAAGTTCAGTCTCTTGAAAGAGCCGCCGTTTCCACCGGGAACCGCCCAATCACCGGTGGTGGTGCACCTAGCGTTGGGTTCCCTTTGGAAATGTCATCCGGGAGCTACATCCCTAATCATCAATCCCAACCTTGA
- the LOC103493546 gene encoding uncharacterized protein LOC103493546 isoform X2: protein MELNRLPGKREKMKVEKENSYIDAMNGCQPLNMARNSFSLALKECRDRRTRSEALSNKVDRQRAASLDLNSVTVSSPHLAITRKSSFSPIMSDTSMLQSPAVTSCRPANAEIQKGWNSERVPLHKNYSSKQATTTFLPFSNGRTLPSKWEDAERWIFSPVFRDGVVRSAVPPPQRRPKSKSGPLGFPGIVYNSSYSPGMQMLESSKEVNFVSSPFTPGIIAADGLGVHSSGHEADKPVQNQPCIARSVSVHGCSQTRSESLLTKSVAQNSNGVKNSTTNIACGVSRKDMATQMSPDDDFKSSLEIRPPISIATSSVQPIRKLKSLSCSKSEVRDVEVDGRVTLTRWSKKHKSRIPCKGQVHDKDAEPVICAWDVSDTTRSISKVMREEAKITAWENLQKAKAEAAIRKLEMKLEKKRSSSMDKIIKKLKSAQKRAQEMRNYVLANQMSQVDVSSGRSPQRTSLSGCFTCHAF, encoded by the exons ATGGAGCTCAATCGTCTACCcggaaaaagagagaaaatgaaaG TTGAAAAGGAAAACAGCTATATTGATGCGATGAATGGATGCCAACCATTAAATATGGCTAGAAACTCCTTTTCTCTTGCTCTTAAAG AATGTCGCGATCGAAGAACTAGATCCGAAGCTTTATCGAATAAGGTAGACAGACAAAGAGCTGCATCATTGGATTTGAATAGTGTCACTGTCTCATCTCCTCATCTGGCAATCACGAGAAAGAGCTCTTTCTCTCCTATAATGTCTGATACTAGTATGCTACAAAGTCCTGCTGTGACGAGTTGTAGGCCTGCCAATGCCGAAATCCAAAAAGGTTGGAACTCAGAAAGAGTTCCGTTACATAAAAATTATAGCTCAAAACAAGCGACTACCACATTCTTGCCTTTCAGTAATGGGAGAACATTGCCATCAAAGTGGGAGGATGCAGAACGGTGGATCTTCAGTCCTGTTTTCAGAGATGGTGTAGTCAGATCTGCTGTCCCTCCACCTCAGAGACGGCCTAAGTCAAAAAGTGGCCCTCTTGGATTTCCTGGTATTGTGTACAATTCATCGTATTCACCAGGAATGCAGATGCTGGAAAGCTCAAAGGAGGTGAATTTCGTGTCTTCACCTTTTACACCAGGAATTATTGCCGCAGATGGGTTGGGAGTTCATTCAAGTGGCCATGAAGCAGACAAACCTGTACAAAATCAGCCTTGCATAGCACGTTCAGTTAGTGTGCATGGCTGTTCTCAAACGAGGAGCGAGTCTTTATTGACTAAATCAGTTG CTCAAAACTCTAATGGAGTCAAAAACTCAACCACAAATATAGCTTGTGGTGTTTCAAGAAAGGACATGGCTACCCAAATGAGCCCAGATGATGACTTTAAATCATCTTTGGAGATTAGACCACCTATCTCTATCGCCACTTCTTCTGTCCAACCCATTAGGAAACTTAAGAGCCTGTCTTGCTCGAAATCGGAAGTCAGGGACGTTGAGGTTGATGGACGTGTTACCTTGACTAGGTGGTCTAAGAAACACAAATCTCGGATTCCATGCAAGGGCCAAGTTCATGATAAAGATGCCGAGCCTGTGATCTGTGCTTGGGATGTTTCAGACACAACTAGGAGCATCTCAAA AGTCATGAGAGAGGAGGCAAAGATTACAGCGTGGGAGAATCTTCAGAAGGCAAAAGCTGAGGCTGCTATTAGGAAGTTAGAG ATGAAGCTGGAGAAGAAGAGGTCATCATCCATGGATAAGATCATAAAAAAGTTGAAATCTGCTCAGAAGAGAGCTCAAGAAATGAGGAACTACGTGCTAGCTAATCAGATGAGCCAAGTTGATGTATCTTCTGGCAGAAGCCCTCAGAGAACTTCATTAAGTGGTTGCTTCACTTGCCACGCTTTCTGA
- the LOC103493550 gene encoding triacylglycerol lipase OBL1-like isoform X1 — translation MGSNDYLKLKPESATFLNLFLFTLSFNFVDIRTLADCPAGKERSYQSFGDRWIIVSSILLQKLLLAIANHLQTFKIIRAKIFGVPQETYGGKVKCGDWRIEVGKNNLKLGDDNGFRYYGGLTMMASTLAYESPSVIQTVVNNCWKMNLLKCYDFWNDFQGKPTTQAFAFQNTANDPNVIVVAFRGSSELGDWLVDFNVSWYNIEGIGHIHYGFMQALGLQNDGIDWPKELPSRPDNHQFAYYTLRQVLRDVVKANDKARFIITGHSLGGALATLFVTILAFHGESALLKRLQAVYTFGQPRAGDRNFAQFMNNLTKNYGFCYYRYVYSFDMVARVPFDFKNSWYKHFGECVYYNSCYKGKFLEAEPNPNYFFEILLIPRKYLTAWWELLRSLVIPPFKGEGFNTLMVRLFGLLLPGASAHLTQNYINSTRYGKIQLPLEIKP, via the exons ATGGGTTCAAATGATTATTTGAAACTGAAACCTGAGAGTGCAACGTTCTTAAACCTGTTTTTATTTACactttctttcaattttgtagACATCAGAACATTGGCGGATTGTCCTGCAGGTAAAGAACGTTCTTATCAAAGCTTTGGAGATCGATGGATTATTGTTTCCTCCATTCTTCTCCAGAAACTCCTTCTCGCCATAGCCAATCACCTCCAAACCTTTAAAATCATTCGAG CAAAGATTTTTGGAGTACCTCAAGAAACTTACGGAGGGAAAGTGAAATGTGGAGACTGGAGAATAGAAGTTGGGAAGAATAACTTAAAATTGGGAGACGATAATGGATTCAGATATTATGGTGGCCTAACCATGATGGCTTCCACGTTGGCTTACGAATCTCCTTCTGTCATTCAGACCGTAGTAAATAACTGCTGGAAG ATGAACCTGCTAAAATGCTATGACTTTTGGAATG ACTTTCAAGGAAAACCAACAACACAAGCATTTGCATTTCAAAACACAGCAAATGATCCAAATGTAATAGTAGTGGCATTCAGGGGCAGTTCAGAATTAGGAGATTGGTTAGTAGATTTCAATGTGTCATGGTACAATATCGAAGGCATTGGCCACATCCACTACGGTTTCATGCAAGCTCTCGGCCTTCAAAACGACGGTATTGATTGGCCAAAGGAGCTTCCTTCTCGCCCTGACAATCATCAATTTGCTTACTACACCCTTCGCCAAGTCCTTAGAGACGTTGTCAAAGCAAATGATAAGGCAAGGTTCATCATCACTGGCCACAGCCTCGGCGGTGCCCTCGCCACTCTCTTCGTTACCATTCTCGCCTTCCATGGCGAATCTGCATTGCTAAAAAGGCTGCAGGCCGTTTACACCTTTGGCCAACCTAGAGCCGGTGACCGAAATTTTGCTCAATTCATGAATAATCTTACTAAAAATTATGGTTTCTGTTATTACAGATATGTTTACTCCTTTGACATGGTTGCTAGAGTTCCTTTCGACTTTAAAAATTCATGGTACAAACACTTCGGTGAATGCGTCTACTACAACTCATGCTACAAAGGCAAG TTTTTGGAGGCTGAACCAAACCCCAACTACTTCTTTGAGATATTGTTGATACCTCGCAAGTACTTGACTGCATGGTGGGAGCTTTTAAGAAGTTTAGTAATCCCACCCTTCAAGGGTGAGGGTTTCAACACTTTAATGGTTAGACTGTTTGGGTTGCTTCTTCCTGGAGCATCAGCTCACTTGACTCAGAACTATATTAACTCGACTCGTTACGGAAAAATACAACTACCCTTAGAAATCAAACCCTAA
- the LOC103493548 gene encoding triacylglycerol lipase OBL1-like translates to MVWKEHEFSKNYVILKPHNANVFDLILFILPFGFKKRKLMDCPDGKEDSYRSFADRLIIFVSLLLQILILTIAIPLANLDAFLQKLFNFISFNGTIPQLFFKFVRGETLVQPNKSSPDYTSVVGFTDWRRDLDNSISPDDTFRYYSVLTVMASKLSYESLPFVQSVVNDRWKMKLLGYYNFWNDFQSRATTQAFMFQTTASDPNITVVAFRGTTPLDAYDWQVNVDFSWYDIHGVGRIHSGFMKALGLQKRKGWPKELTPTTTSAPQFAYYTLRQKLIDIAKTNANARFILTGHSLGAALAVLFVAILALHDESLVLEKIKAIYSYGQPRVGDRHFAEFMIVKGQPNKNYFSLLWLIPKYLNAWLELVRSFLIPFVKGYDYYESLAMKGVRFIGLLMPGLTAHIPTDYVNSTRLGKLNVPEEILEDGDDCIEPDY, encoded by the exons atggtttggAAAGAACATGAGTTTAGTAAAAATTATGTGATATTGAAGCCACATAATGCAAATGTTTTTGATCTGATTCTGTTCATACTTCCTTTTGGGTTCAAGAAGAGGAAGTTGATGGATTGTCCTGATGGTAAAGAAGACTCTTACAGAAGCTTTGCTGATCGTCTAATAATTTTCGTCTCCCTGTTATTACAGATACTCATTCTAACTATCGCTATTCCGCTCGCTAACTTGGATGCCTTTCTCCAAAAACTCTTCAACTTCATCTCCTTCAATGGTACCATTCCTCAGCTTTTCTTCAAATTCGTCAGAG GAGAGACTTTGGTGCAGCCTAATAAAAGTTCGCCAGATTACACATCAGTTGTGGGATTTACGGATTGGAGAAGAGATTTGGACAATTCCATAAGCCCTGACGACACTTTCAGATACTATAGTGTCCTAACTGTTATGGCTTCCAAACTCTCTTACGAATCTCTTCCATTTGTCCAATCAGTCGTCAACGACCGTTGGAAG ATGAAGTTACTCGGTTACTACAATTTCTGGAATG ACTTCCAAAGCCGAGCAACTACTCAAGCATTTATGTTTCAAACCACAGCCTCAGATCCAAACATAACAGTGGTGGCTTTCAGAGGGACTACCCCACTCGACGCATACGATTGGCAAGTCAATGTAGACTTTTCTTGGTACGACATTCATGGTGTTGGTCGTATTCATAGCGGCTTCATGAAAGCCCTCGGCCTACAGAAGCGCAAAGGTTGGCCTAAAGAACTCACTCCAACAACCACCAGCGCCCCCCAATTTGCCTACTACACCCTCCGTCAAAAACTCATTGACATTGCCAAAACCAATGCCAATGCAAGGTTCATCCTCACCGGCCACAGCTTAGGTGCAGCTCTTGCTGTCCTCTTCGTCGCGATACTTGCCCTTCATGACGAGTCATTGGTGCTAGAGAAGATAAAGGCTATCTACAGCTACGGGCAACCGAGAGTCGGTGACCGACATTTTGCAGAGTTTATG ATTGTGAAGGGACAGCCAAACAAGAACTATTTCTCATTGCTATGGCTAATACCTAAGTATTTAAATGCATGGTTGGAGCTTGTAAGGAGTTTTCTAATCCCATTTGTGAAGGGTTATGATTACTACGAGAGTTTGGCAATGAAAGGGGTAAGGTTTATTGGACTGCTTATGCCAGGACTCACCGCTCACATTCCTACGGACTATGTTAATTCCACTCGTTTAGGAAAATTAAACGTACCTGAGGAGATTCTTGAAGATGGAGATGACTGTATCGAACCTGACTACTAA
- the LOC103493549 gene encoding triacylglycerol lipase OBL1-like yields the protein MVLMENEFSKNYVILKPENANLLDLFLFLLPFGLRKKKFIDCPYGKEDYFTNFADRWLIFVSMLLQFILALIATPLAKLDAFLLKLFNFISFNGGLLGILSKILRGKGFVKIKEDSSEYTSVVGFADWRRDLDSSIKSEKSFRYYSALTVMATKISYESKPFVQSVVNDRWKMKLLGYFNFWNDFQGKATTQAFTFENTAIDPNVVIVAFRGTSPLDAYDWQVDVDLSWYEIEGVGRIHSGFMKALGLQKATGWPKELPKTQTHEFAYYTLRKQLRDIAKANEKARFIFTGHSLGGALATLFVTVLSLHDESTILEKLDSVYTYGQPRVGDQQFAKFMVNCVQKYGFKYHRYVYSYDLVPRVPSDAVLFKYKHFGRCVYFNSLYKGRIVKEQPNRNYFSLLWVIPKYLSAWWELIRSFIIPFVKGFDYYESLLMKGARLVGLLIPGLSAHFPLNYVNVTRSGKLNVPDEVEDPFLGYEIEDDF from the exons atggttttGATGGAAAATGAATTTAGTAAAAATTATGTGATATTGAAGCCAGAAAATGCaaatttattggatttgtttcTATTCTTACTTCCATTTggattaagaaagaaaaaattcatCGATTGTCCATATGGCAAAGAAGATTATTTCACAAACTTCGCAGATCGATGGCTAATTTTCGTGTCCATGTTGCTTCAGTTCATCTTAGCCCTCATTGCCACTCCTCTTGCTAAATTAGACGCATTTCTTCTTAAACTCTTCAACTTTATTTCTTTCAACGGCGGCCTTTTGGGGATTCTCTCCAAAATTCTCAGag GAAAGGGTTTTGTGAAGATTAAAGAAGATTCGAGTGAGTATACATCGGTGGTGGGATTTGCAGATTGGAGAAGAGATTTGGATTCGTCTATAAAATCTGAAAAGAGTTTCAGATATTACAGTGCTTTAACTGTAATGGCTACCAAAATCTCTTATGAATCCAAACCATTTGTCCAATCCGTTGTAAATGAtcgctggaag ATGAAGTTGCTGGGTTACTTCAATTTTTGGAATG ATTTTCAGGGTAAAGCTACGACTCAGGCGTTTACGTTTGAGAACACAGCCATAGATCCGAATGTAGTAATTGTTGCATTTAGAGGCACCTCCCCACTTGACGCATACGATTGGCAAGTCGATGTTGATCTCTCTTG gTACGAGATCGAGGGCGTGGGCCGGATCCACAGCGGGTTCATGAAAGCCCTAGGGCTTCAGAAGGCCACAGGATGGCCGAAGGAGCTTCCCAAAACTCAAACACATGAGTTTGCATATTACACCCTCAGGAAACAACTAAGAGACATTGCCAAAGCCAACGAGAAGGCAAGGTTCATCTTCACTGGCCACAGTTTAGGTGGAGCTTTAGCCACATTATTTGTCACTGTGTTGAGCCTACATGACGAGTCAACCATTTTGGAGAAATTGGATAGCGTTTACACATATGGGCAGCCAAGAGTTGGTGACCAACAATTTGCAAAGTTTATGGTTAATTGTGTCCAAAAATATGGGTTCAAGTATCATAGATATGTTTACTCTTATGACTTGGTGCCCAGAGTTCCTTCTGATGCCGTCCTTTTCAAATATAAACACTTCGGTAGATGTGTCTACTTCAACAGCCTTTACAAAGGAAGG ATTGTGAAGGAGCAACCAAACAGGAACTACTTCTCGTTGTTATGGGTGATACCCAAATATTTAAGTGCATGGTGGGAGCTAATTAGGAGTTTCATAATCCCATTTGTGAAGGGTTTTGATTACTATGAGAGTTTGTTAATGAAGGGTGCAAGGTTGGTTGGACTCCTGATTCCAGGGCTTTCTGCTCATTTTCCCTTGAACTATGTTAATGTCACTCGTTCGGGTAAGTTAAACGTACCCGACGAGGTCGAAGATCCCTTTCTTGGATATGAAATTGAAGACGACTTCTAA